From Panthera uncia isolate 11264 chromosome D3 unlocalized genomic scaffold, Puncia_PCG_1.0 HiC_scaffold_8, whole genome shotgun sequence:
AGCTCCGGAGGCGGGGCCTCCCTCGCAAGGCCGGCGGAAGGAGCTCGCTCCGCGAccggggggtggaggggcgtAGAACTTCTCTGGACGTCGGGCCGCGGAGACTAGGGGCTGCAGAGCGGTGGGTGCTTCCCGAGGGCCTCGGGAGGGCGGCCTGGACCCCTGCGGGCCTGCAAAAGCCGTTCCTCGCCTTGGCCACGCACCTCCCTTTCCTGCCCAGACCGGGACGAGCGGCGGCACCATGTCGGCCTACCCCAAAAGCTACAACCCATTCGACGACGACGCAGAGGATGAGGGCTCCCGGCCGGCCCCGTGGAAGGACGACCATGACCTCCCCGATGGACTCGGCGCGCCCACGGACAGGCAGCAGTACCTGCGGCAGGAGGTGATGCGCAGGGCCGAAGCCACGGCCGCCAGCACCAACAGGTCCCTGTCCCTCATGTACGAGTCCGAGAGGATAGGCGTCGCCTCTTCCGAGGTGAGTCTTTGGCAGGGCTGGGCGGCCCTACCAGTCTGAATTGTCACACGGGGTCAAGAAACGTTCACTTTGCAAAGAGATGTGTATCTTGAGTGCTTGAAAGAGGCAGTTTGCCCCCAGTAATCTTCCATAGTTATTAGCAGAGCTCGGGTTAAGGAaatggattttctgtttcttttatataatttccTGCCCTTCAGCCATCCCTGAATGGCTGAAGTGACCCATGAGACCCTGAGTGACCCAGAATGGGTGAAGATTGTGCGTGGTGTGTGAAGCGTCAGCAAATGGGACTTGAGTTCTTTCCTGTCACTGACCACTTCTCCACTTCGCCAGTAGAGATGATGATGTCTGTCTGGACAATTGCTGAGTAAGCCATAATCCAAGTTTGGTCGAGTCTAGGGCCTTGCCTTTACTTCCCAAATCCAGATGAAGATGCCCTAGGTAGTGTATGGTTTGTGACAGTCCATTGCTCAATTCACCTTTGTCAATTCTTCTTTCCACCCATGGAAGATTTCAGGGACCCTAAGTGAGAATGGTTCTTCCTTAGGCTCCACATTTTCTCCTTAGCCTACTAATGAAATGGTTTTGTTGGagcatttgggtttttgttttgttttgtttgttttgtttttttaagttcttaaaaatgtaatagtAAATCACTGGTATATGAGCTGAGATTAATTTTAAGCATTTgtagttgttgtttgtttgttttttcccatgacctgagccaaaatcaagagtcagtcattcaaccaactgagccacccaagcatcccattAAGCACTTGTAGCTTTGAAACTTAGTGCTGGAAGCTAAAATGTTGTCTTCCTCTGTGGGTCTCTGTGACTCTTTTCTCTGGCAAAGTTTATTCTGACCTGATTACTTATAGTGTTGGGCAGTTTGAGGTATGTTGATTAATTTCTCAAATAGTCATCTGGGTCATTTCTCCATTGCCActttgttggttgttttccttccctgcttctccctATTACAGTATCTCTCATTGGCCCATCTTCCTGTCTTTGGTCTCCTTAAGGAAATTTAGGTGTAGTTTTTATATCTCATATCTACTAGATTCCTGTGTTTGAGTTTAAATGGAAAATGTTGACTAAGATTTGGGAAGATTGCCTAAGTCTTAGGGCCCTACTGGAGGAATTACTTAATTGCGGGTCCCAGGTCCAAGGAAGCCAAATAAGAACTGTGTGAAGGGACATCTCTGGAAACGGtgagaacaaatgaaatagaaaatcagaatgaTAACAAATCATGGCAAAGGATAAACTTGAATCTGGTATTTAAGGCTACGATTTAGACAGgagtgaggagggggagaaagaagagcAAGAGGGATGTTCCTAGGGCAGAGAGGAGCAATGCAGAGGCACCAGCCCACCACCAAAGCTCCTGGGCTCCAGTAGGGAAGTGATGCACAGGTTGCATTCAAGGAAAGAGCCCAGAGGAGGCAGCCTAGGAGCCTTCATGGTCAGAGGAAAGTCTATTcttcagagggaaggagaatcacGAACATAATAGAGATGAGTGGTTTCACATGGATCGTGGTgacaccgccccccgccccatgctGCCCCTAAAGGTCCTTCTCTTTGTGTAAAGGGGACTGTGAGAACAGAGGCAGAGTGGCACCTCAGGCTTGTGAGGCTTGGACTGAGCCAAGTTGGCATTGCTCTGAGAGGTACATTATGATCATGACTGGGTAGGTGACAGACAGGCACTGTCATCAGTATAGTGACACTGAATTTTTCCAGGATTGAGTCAGTTCTTAATTATCAGAGGCCTTGGGAGGCTGGAATGGtcagctcccccctccccaccccactctgtaCTCTCCAGACTGCCTTTGAATCACTCTTTGATTCCAGTCAGAATGGGAATGGGGCTGGGGCTGGTAAGCTCTTCCTGCCACTGAGTGTACATTGTGGCTCCCAGCCGACCCAAGTCACCTGCTAACCTCCCAACATAGAGCCCCTGTGCTGAGCCATGCCAAAACATGATAGGTTCTTATAGAGGATTAAGAGTTTGCAAATATTAGGTTGGGAAGACATCATCCCAGGTTGGCTGAAGTAGGAAAATTACTGAGTCTGGTCAGCTCTAGAGAAGGAGAGCTGTCCTCCTCCTGTGAAACCTGACAAGGTTTGTTTCTCACAAGGAGACTAGCCACAGGTCATGACCACCAGGGGCCAGAATTAGTCAGAGCAGAGCAGGTTGTACTCAACTGGCCTGGTAGGCACAGTCCAGAACCATAGAGAGACTCGTAGGCCACTCAGCAATTCTTCTGTGTTGCAggcatgatttatttattcttttctttatctatGGTTTAGCTATTATGAAGCAATATCCAGTCACATAGTTTAAAATTTAGAACACACAGAAGACTGAAGTTTCCTCCCACTCCTCTGCCCCCACAGCCACCAGTTACTATCAATTCCTTCAGTGTCCTTGTGGAGGTATTCTATCTATAGAGACATATCTATagtcctttccatttatttatttatttatttatttatttatttattatttactttgagagagatgtgggaggggcagagagagagagggagagagagagagaatccaaggcaggctccacactgtcagcacagagcccgatgtaaggctcgaactcaccaactgtgagatcatgacctgaaccaaaaccaaaagtcagatgctcaaccgactaagccacccaggcaccccacttttttttttttttttttttaataattttgacttAAGCAGACACATTCTGTATATTTTAGTCTGTGTGTTTCTTAATAGGTTTGGAGGTTATTCCCCAGCTATCTATAAtgcactgctcttttttttttcaaatagctgTTTCATATTCTATTGAATGAATGACTTGTATTTATGTAGCCAGTCCCGTAGTGATAGCCATTTTGGTTGTTTGCACCTTTGGGCAAGCCTGTGGAGACATGCCTGCCCGGGGTGTTCCTTGTTCCCTCTGGCAGCTGAGCATGCTCCTGTGTAGTTTTGTGAAACCTGGGATCTCATTTCAGGGGAGTCCAGCAATAAATGTTAGACCAGAGCCTGAAGGCTGGTGCAGTAACATCAATGGAATGGAAGTGGTGTTTGGTAGGCCATCACACAACCATGTAGGCATGGCTGACCACTTGCCTGACTGGCAGACCTTAGTGTTCAACCCCTCCAGAGGTCAAGCATGTGGCTGAAAGCCCCCAtcataaatcacattgttagcaTAAACTATTTGGCCTACCCTAAGGACTCAGGTAAATAAAGATACTTTTATCGGGGCAGTCTAAGGGCAGGGAGCCAGGCAAGGCCTTTCTTTAGAACATGCAGGGTGTAGACAGCGCAGGCCTGCTGAGTTAGTCCTTTAGTGTGGGCCCCCAGTCAGCCTGCACACATGCGGTGAGGAGCACCAGCGTCTCCACCTTTGCCCTTGGATTTTCATACAATCTAAGACTAGGTTTGTGTTTTCATATCCACTCTATAGTACTGCAGTAAGACGGGGCCCCACTTTGAGCATGTTCCATGCTCATGTGTCCCCACCAgcacttgtgtatgtgtgtgttccaCTGGAAAGGAAGTGACATAATGGAGATGAATTTCAAGTTTCTAGATTCAGCTTACTGATTCCAGATTGATTTCCACCTACTTATCATTCAATacctgagtttatttttttctttttttaatgtttatttattttcaaggtgggggaggggcagagagagggggacggagtagccaaagtgggctttgtgctgatagcagagagcctggtgtggggctcaatctcatgaactgcaagatcatgacctgagctgaagttggatgctcaactgactgagccaccgaggtgccccctgagttgttgttgttgtttttttttttttaagtttatttatttattttgagagagaggtgagggaggggcagagagagagattccaagcaggctctgcactgtcagcacagaacccaatgcagggctcagtctcatgaaccatgagatcgtgatctgagcaaaaatgaagagttggacattcaaccaactaagctacccagctgcccctcgATACCAGAGTTTAATTACAAGTTCAATACAAGGACCTTAGTACTGATATTTTCCCTCAGAACCTCAGGACCTGACCTGGTCAGGAGGACAACTAGACCCAACTGACCTTATGAGATGCATCAGCTGTGAATTGCAGTTGGGATCTAGTGGTCACTGCTGCCCTCTGTGATGCCTGCTGGGTCCTGCCTGGCATTCCTCCTACTCCCTCACCTCATGCTCacatttctcctcctctctcagctCCCCCAGCTGGCCCTGCTGCTCTGGGCTTCCCCCACTGCCCAGAATCTCTTGCCACATCCCAACCCTTTGCCTCCCTAACTTCAACTTTCAGTTTCCCCTTCAATGTCGCTTCATCAGGGAGCCTCCCTAACCACCCACCCCACCTTAAGTCAGGCAAGGAGTCACTGTGAGGGGCCTACCCTGACAGAGCGGACATCGTGTGTGTGTAGGATAGCTTTCTTTCTGCCTACCCCGAGAGACTGTAAGCTTGCTTTCTCTGGATTCTCAGCACTGCAGTGTCGTCAACCAATGAAAAGTCAAATTGAACTTGACTCTTTGTGCCCTCCACCAAGACTGTAAGCTCTGTCAGGGCAGAGATCTGGGGCTGATTAGTTCACCCCTGAATCCCTAGCACCTGGAACTGTGGCTGGCAGAGAGTAATATCTGTTGGTGGATATCTTGCAGGACCcctgtctgtgtgtgttttctatcaGCAAGGATTGTGTGACGTGTTCACACCCTCACAGCTGGGACATAACCCATCTGGCAAGAAGTTGCCTCATATAGGACAGAGTATGCCCTCACAGGGTCTTCAGCTATCTTTTGCTTCCTCTTGCTGTATCAGGAATCCCTGTTTGACAAGAGCCACAAACCAAAGGGGAAATTGAGACATCCCCTGTCTGTGTGCTGTCCCTCAGCATAGTACCATTGGCCCAACCAGATCTTTTCTctgaccattttctttttctagtttaacTTTAGAAAACTCCTTTtggttgggaatgcaaactggtgcagccactctggaaaaacagtacggaagttcctcaaaaaattaaaaatagaactaccctacgatccagcaattgcactactaggtatttattcaagggatacaggtgtgctgtttcaaaggggcacactcaccccaatgtttatagcagtgctgctgacaatagccaaaatatggaaagagcccaactgtccatcgatggatgaatggttaaagaagatgtggtatatatatacaatggagtattactcagcaatcaaaaagaatgaaatcttgccatttgcaactacatggatggaactggagaatattatgctaagcgaaattagtcagagaaagacaagtatcatatgacttcactcatatgaggaatttaagatacaaaacagatgaacataagggaagggaaacaaaaataatataaaaacagggaggatgacaaaacataagagactcttaaatacagaaaacaaactgagggttgctggaggggttctgggaagaggaatgggttaaatgggtaagggacattaaggaagacacttgttgggatgagcactgggtattttgcataggggatgaatcattggaatctacttctgaaatcattgttgcactatatgctaaccaacttggatataaatttaaaaataaattaataaaaaaaagaaaactcctattggagctcagggctggggaggagggtggatcGCCTGTAATGCTGACATCTGAGCTTTGCATGCATACCCTTTACACTGAGTCCATTCTCTTAagctccgccccctccccccatagcCACCCTTGTCTCTCGATGACCTCCATTCTCAAAGGCAGCAATGATGATAGGACATGGCCCCCCTTTTAGGGGATAGGAGGATGTCTGGAGACTGGAGTGTTTGAGGCCTGCCTTCATAATGGCTGGTGCGGGGTCTACCTAGCTCATCCTTTCTGTCCTGGCATTCCTGATATTGCTTTGCCAAgcccttctttctctttagttAGAACTAGGTCATAAGCACTTGGAGCCTGGTCCTTTCCTCGGCCTCAGGAGGAGTTTAGCAGAAGTTcctcctctcctggcctcctGATCAGGAGATCACCTTTGGTGAACACCAGCTTCCAGTTCACAGACACTTCCAGAGACCAGAATAGCTCTCACTTCACTGGCCTTCCAGCCTCACAGCAAGACAGGCCACCTCATGGATTTCTCTTCACTTCGATCATAACATCTAAGTAAGACATTTGGTTTCCTTACCAAGTCAGCACAGTGGCACAGACTCGGAGTTTTTGAGAGACTGTGTCAGTTGTGAACAGAAGAAAATAACGTCTCACTGTGAACTGGGGAAGATTTTGTCAGCTATTGGTCACTGCTGCCACTCTCCAAATTGAGGTCGGGAGGCTGAGGCGAGAGGGCAAGTGGTTGGTGAGATGAGCCACCACAAGAGACCTCACTGTCAGGGAGGCCAAGGACCTGCCTCCTAGTACAACAGAGTCCTGACCAACACTCCCACCCCCAGTTGCCAGGCCACCTCCTGGCACATGCTTTATCTTCTGCAGTGGGAAAAATAGGCTAGTGGGACTGGACTATGAGCAATACATCAATTCAAAAAACCTGTGAATGCTGGAGAAAACCATTTCGATCCTAATTTACATCTCTGCCTTATTCCAGAAAAGACTTACCTTAGAATGGAcagaagttggggcacctgggtggtagTCAAGTATCTGatacttgattttggctcaggtcaggatctcacatgaatttgagccccacattggactctgtgctgatggctcagagcctgcttgggattctctctctccttctctctgcccccctcctccccctcccccccccccccccgctccctctctccctctctcaaggtaaataaaaaaataaaaagaacggACAGAAGCTAACAATACTGAGGTGTTGGAAGAAGGAGAGACTCTAGATAAATTAGCTGCtctgggggttttttgttttttgttgttttttattctttctaaaaatgaGCCCTCATAAGATTTGACCACAGTCcagaaaagttttccttttgcttaaaaaaaaaaatctgatggttTCTTCAGACATGTTTCATGAGctggtgaaaaataaatgttcaaagcTGTAAAGCTTAGAAGTTATAAGTTTATTTCCAACAAGAGTTCAGTTCCAACTGCCTAAAGCTTAGAAGTTATATGTTTATTTCCAACAGGAGTTCAGTTCCCactgcctgcatggctcagtcggttaagtgtccaactttggctcagttcatgatctcatggttcatgggtttgagccctgcattgggttctgtgctgacagctgagagcctgcagcctgctttggattctgtgtctccctctctctctgcccctctcccactccccactctatcaaaaatgaataaatgttaaaaaaaaaatttgctcaGGACTCTGTTTTTACGTATTAAGAGAGAAATCTCTTAGGATTACCTGCCATAGCTAATATAACTGCTGAACCACAGCAGATGCAGGGTTAAAAGAGGGCAGGGGCTGCCTCAGGAAGTAAAACAGGGGAAGTTTGAGAGTCTTCTGGCTGGAAAGGCAGATCACAGAGAAAACATGGCTGGAATGGCCTGAAATAGAGGCCAAAGCAAGTTTGGCACAAAGAAAGGAAGGTGTTAGTGTTGCTGAGGTGGTGAGTTCACATCCACCACCAGAATCATATCAGCTCTTGAGGAATATGGTCCAGGCTCTCCCTGTGGCCACAGAGTGTCATTCACTTATCCATTTGGCAGTCCTGCAGCAAGCTGCTGCTCTGGGTGAGACATTGGGGACCTAGTGAAAAAGTGGGTCCCTGTCTCATGGAGCTTGCATGCTGTAAAGAAAACTAAGGTAGGTTGAGGGTGTAGAGAGGTGGGTTGAGGATAGAagttctactttaaaatttttttttttaatgtttttatttatttttgaaggacagagagacagagcatgagcaggggaggagcagagagagaaggagacacagaatccaaagcaggccccaggctctaagctgtcagcacagagcccgatgcagggctcgaacccacaaactgtgagatcatgacctaagccgaagccagacgctcaaccgactgagccacccaggcgcccctagaagttcTACTTTAGAGAAGATGTTCAGGGAAACTTCTCTGAGGAATGGcctctgagcagagacctgaattaAATGAATAGAGCCATACCAGTATCTGGATGAAGACCATTACAGGGAAAGAAAGTAGCATGTAAAAGGCCTTGGGACAGAGTCACATTTGTTTCAAGTTTTGAAGCTGAAACTATGGATGAGTTGGAATCAGATAATAACAGGGCCCAGAAAGGACCCAGAACCTAGCctgtgaaataattttaagacaTGGCCAGGGCCAGGTGACTCCAGTGTCCCAGTAGATATCCCATATGTGAAAAGGGGGAGTATAAGAGCCATAGGCCAATGGCAGGGCCAGGTCAAAGCCTGTAAAGTTACAGGGTTATGGGGGCCAGGAAAGGGGGAGGGCTAGAAAGTGTGCTACCCGTCCAGGCCCTGCACTCTGGCCCCTGCTGGCACCCTTCATCCATCTTAACGTGGTCCTGTGAGCCAGCATTATATGGGCAGGAGGGAAAAAGAACTCAGGAGCAAATATGAAAGAAAGCAGGTAGAGGcaggacagggaagggcagaaaaaggaATGTGTTGTCGGAAAGGATAACGTGCTCTTCGCAGATGACCGTGTCTGTGCCTATATGTGCTCACTGAGGGTTTGTGACAAACCTGCTGTGTATGGTCCTCTGCAGAGaggagaaaattacaaaatggtaTAATATAATGCCATCACCTCTTGTTTTCCCCAGGAGCTCGTCCGTCAGCGAGGCGTCTTAGAACGCACAGAGAAGATGGTGGACAAGATGGATCAAGATTTGAAGACCAGCCAGAAGCACATTAACAGCATTAAGAGCATGTTTGGGGGGCTTGTCAATTACTTCAAATCCAAACCAACAGAGACACCACCAGAGCAGAATGGACCCCTCACCCCCCAGGCCAGTAGCAGGTGAGTGGATCTTTAGCCATCCCGATATGAAGCAGCTGAAAGTGGGGTTTAGTGCAAATAGTCAAGATTTCCAAGCCACTTCTAGTGCCTTAAAGGGATCCAAGGTCTTTGTAAGTTGCCAATTGTGAGGGATTTGTCTTCACacgttttgaatttttttaagtttatttctttttgagagagaaagagcacaagcaggggaggagcagagagagaagaagacacagaatctgaagcaggctccaggctctgagctgtgagcacagatcccaaagcagggctcaaactcatggactgtgagaacatgacccaagccgaagttggctgcttaaccaactgagccactcaggtgcccctttcttcacACATTTTGAAACAAACATTTCTCTAGGGCTTCTGATTATGTTCATTTGA
This genomic window contains:
- the SNAP29 gene encoding synaptosomal-associated protein 29, with the translated sequence MSAYPKSYNPFDDDAEDEGSRPAPWKDDHDLPDGLGAPTDRQQYLRQEVMRRAEATAASTNRSLSLMYESERIGVASSEELVRQRGVLERTEKMVDKMDQDLKTSQKHINSIKSMFGGLVNYFKSKPTETPPEQNGPLTPQASSRLKEAISTSKEQEAQYQASHPNLRKLNDSDSIPGGAGPAASTEAYPKNPHLRAYHQKIDSNLDELSMGLGRLKDIALGMQTEIEEQDDILDRLTTKVDKLDVNIKSTERKVRQL